Proteins encoded in a region of the Lycorma delicatula isolate Av1 chromosome 6, ASM4794821v1, whole genome shotgun sequence genome:
- the LOC142327017 gene encoding MAPK regulated corepressor interacting protein 2 isoform X2: MYTVSKGPSKIVAKTRRGISQNLERLENLRDSSRRPAEPEDGEIVSVPKPVFHPINGQKKSSSLRAQQEVISPQHEEIIKFIYESWTSVCKECEEESQSENQKNGGGSRTNFKPFDLESWWGKRLFNTITKSIP; the protein is encoded by the exons ATGTATACTGTTTCTAAAGGCCCGAGCAAAATTGTTGCTAAAACCAGAAGAG gtATATCACAGAATCTAGAGAGACTTGAAAACTTAAGAGATAGCTCAAGGAGACCGGCTGAACCTGAGGACGGTGAAATCGTGAG tgTACCGAAACCTGTTTTTCATCCGATAAATGGCCAGAAAAAGTCTAGCAGTTTAAGAGCGCAACAAGAAGTTATTAGTCCACAACATGaggaaataatcaaatttatttatgaat CGTGGACATCAGTTTGCAAAGAATGTGAGGAAGAAAGCcaatctgaaaatcaaaaaaatggtGGTGGCAGCAGAACAA atttcaagCCGTTTGATTTGGAATCATGGTGGGGAAAGCGTTTATTTAACACAATAACAAAGTCAATTCCGTga
- the LOC142327017 gene encoding MAPK regulated corepressor interacting protein 2 isoform X3 has translation MYTVSKGPSKIVAKTRRGISQNLERLENLRDSSRRPAEPEDGEIVSVPKPVFHPINGQKKSSSLRAQQEVISPQHEEIIKFIYESWTSVCKECEEESQSENQKNGGGSRTRPLLWIASEDEMNDLQCV, from the exons ATGTATACTGTTTCTAAAGGCCCGAGCAAAATTGTTGCTAAAACCAGAAGAG gtATATCACAGAATCTAGAGAGACTTGAAAACTTAAGAGATAGCTCAAGGAGACCGGCTGAACCTGAGGACGGTGAAATCGTGAG tgTACCGAAACCTGTTTTTCATCCGATAAATGGCCAGAAAAAGTCTAGCAGTTTAAGAGCGCAACAAGAAGTTATTAGTCCACAACATGaggaaataatcaaatttatttatgaat CGTGGACATCAGTTTGCAAAGAATGTGAGGAAGAAAGCcaatctgaaaatcaaaaaaatggtGGTGGCAGCAGAACAA gaccactgttatggattgcttcagaggatgagatgaatgatttgcagtgtgtatga
- the LOC142327017 gene encoding MAPK regulated corepressor interacting protein 2 isoform X1, translated as MYTVSKGPSKIVAKTRRGISQNLERLENLRDSSRRPAEPEDGEIVSVPKPVFHPINGQKKSSSLRAQQEVISPQHEEIIKFIYESWTSVCKECEEESQSENQKNGGGSRTNSSSIVYYEDGEPNSHLKDFKPFDLESWWGKRLFNTITKSIP; from the exons ATGTATACTGTTTCTAAAGGCCCGAGCAAAATTGTTGCTAAAACCAGAAGAG gtATATCACAGAATCTAGAGAGACTTGAAAACTTAAGAGATAGCTCAAGGAGACCGGCTGAACCTGAGGACGGTGAAATCGTGAG tgTACCGAAACCTGTTTTTCATCCGATAAATGGCCAGAAAAAGTCTAGCAGTTTAAGAGCGCAACAAGAAGTTATTAGTCCACAACATGaggaaataatcaaatttatttatgaat CGTGGACATCAGTTTGCAAAGAATGTGAGGAAGAAAGCcaatctgaaaatcaaaaaaatggtGGTGGCAGCAGAACAA attcatcgTCAATTGTTTATTATGAAGATGGTGAACCTAACAGTCATTTGAaag atttcaagCCGTTTGATTTGGAATCATGGTGGGGAAAGCGTTTATTTAACACAATAACAAAGTCAATTCCGTga